In Oncorhynchus tshawytscha isolate Ot180627B linkage group LG23, Otsh_v2.0, whole genome shotgun sequence, the following proteins share a genomic window:
- the LOC112223101 gene encoding protein THEMIS2 isoform X1, which produces MAGTETVMSLQELIASLDKTCLPRILQVCSGVYFQGSVYELSGSEVCLSTGDLVKVIDIELLSVSCEDTSNNDKFELPINHADLFKLVPEKMPYSTVEEMVSLRPVGLDTCFPFTFTSRCELTLQNFTLGTGMAVTMLHIEQQDGDEESCVRCQLRGQQGASADVLIPFSCRGEFYECESDQTYTLQEIMSSPHLCSRHFCFSKKTKHGASLVFSPIYQVQAIMHLRKNIVKFPSSLEVDVVDVTMESQDLTFVTPLTLLEVFAQPDEAFPTMAEILEHHEGQPLFRCTWLAELHKGHPLVLHKRGSSAMVLASGLKGRKARQYFLMSQSYGGRLRRRPREFESVYELYAASTQAPFLTVRVTRHSEEMEEEGLLALSVGEQLEVLRCEKVKLPGGGTSQEENNNQTVEVLVCRRLQEVDDDEEEDEEEKEESEVVHLPLYMQSHFVEKLTDNKKYSLKDLCKAFALPLDVKVVSGDAELEKDPLVGFSSLRLQEATIQPMVQASLPGKPERCFEIPTDWLNMSLSFTNDPLPLTQEYHLETVTEVTDSFYYEFRKLTASDEPPPPRPPKPKPSSRSNPPSGSKPLSGSKPLSGSKPLSGSKSSKATPSPSHPDAPCLPPKSGTLTLLSDLSLDSKKIQRPPAPLPPDFKDDAPPLNPRKPMADVKSGKARPNTYIKSISHKPNNKAAAKYEVQADVDSDHDYEQVDDNLRRAQDNFLFY; this is translated from the exons GCTCTGTTTATGAGCTGTCGGGAAGCGAGGTGTGCCTGTCCACGGGGGACCTGGTGAAGGTCATCGACATCGAGCTCCTGTCTGTCAGCTGTGAGGACACCAGCAACAATGATAAGTTTGAGCTGCCCATCAACCATGCAG ATCTGTTCAAGCTGGTTCCAGAGAAGATGCCATACAGCACAGTGGAGGAGATGGTGAGTCTGAGGCCTGTAGGCCTGGACACCTGCTTTCCCTTCACCTTCACCAGCCGATGTGAGCTGACCTTACAGAATTTCACCCTCGGCACTGGGATGGCCGTGACCATGCTACACATCGAGCAGCAGGACGGGGATGAGGAGAGCTGCGTCCGCTGTCAACTCAGAGGCCAGCAGGGGGCTTCGGCTGACGTGCTAATCCCCTTCTCCTGCCGTGGGGAGTTCTATGAGTGTGAGAGTGACCAGACCTACACCCTCCAGGAGATCATGTCCTCGCCCCACCTCTGCAGCCGGCACTTTTGCTTCAGCAAGAAGACCAAGCACGGGGCATCGCTAGTCTTCAGCCCCATATACCAGGTCCAGGCCATCATGCACT TGAGGAAGAACATAGTCAAGTTCCCCTCCAGCCTGGAGGTGGATGTGGTCGACGTGACGATGGAATCCCAAGACTTGACATTTGTGACCCCGCTCACTCTGCTCGAGGTCTTTGCACAGCCAGATGAGGCCTTCCCCACAATGGCTGAAATACTGGAGCACCATGAGGGCCAGCCACTGTTCCGTTGTACCTGGCTGGCTGAGCTACACAAGGGCCATCCTCTAGTCCTTCACAAGCGTGGTTCCTCAGCCATGGTTCTGGCTTCGGGTCTCAAGGGGCGCAAGGCCCGCCAGTACTTCCTAATGTCGCAGAGCTACGGGGGACGGCTGCGACGGAGGCCGCGGGAGTTCGAGTCGGTGTACGAGCTGTACGCCGCCTCGACCCAAGCGCCGTTTCTCACAGTCAGGGTGACGCGGCACagtgaggagatggaggaggaggggcttcTGGCACTCAGTGTGGGCGAGCAGCTGGAGGTGCTGCGCTGCGAGAAGGTGAAGCTGCCCGGAGGAGGAACCAGCCAGGAGGAGAATAATAACCAGACCGTGGAGGTCCTTGTATGTAGACGTCTCCAAGAAGTGGACGAtgacgaggaggaggatgaagaggagaaggaggagagtgaGGTGGTCCATTTGCCCCTGTACATGCAGAGCCACTTTGTGGAGAAGCTCACAGACAATAAGAAGTACAGCCTGAAGGACTTGTGCAAGGCCTTTGCTCTGCCACTGGACGTTAAGGTGGTGAGCGGTGACGCAGAGCTGGAGAAAGATCCTCTGGTGGGGTTCTCATCCCTGAGGCTGCAGGAGGCTACTATACAGCCCATGGTCCAGGCCAGCCTTCCAGGAAAGCCAGAGAGGTGCTTTGAGATACCCACAGACTGGCTTAACATGTCTTTGTCTTTTACTAATGACCCCTTGCCTTTGACCCAAGAATATCACCTGGAGACAGTTACAGAGGTGACAGACTCATTCTATTACGAATTTCGAAAGCTCACCGCATCAGATGAGCCCCCACCACCACGTCCACCAAAGCCGAAGCCATCATCAAGATCAAATCCACCGTCAGGCTCAAAACCATTGTCAGGCTCAAAGCCATTGTCAGGCTCAAAGCCATTGTCAGGCTCAAAGTCTTCCAAGGCAACCCCTTCACCCTCACACCCAGATGCCCCCTGTCTTCCACCCAAAAGCGGCACCCTTACCCTGTTGAGTGATCTAAGTCTTGATAGCAAAAAGATTCAAAGGCCCCCTGCTCCTCTGCCTCCG GATTTCAAGGATGATGCCCCTCCGCTGAATCCAAGAAAACCTATGGCCGATGTCAAGTCAGGCAAGGCTCGGCCAAACACTTACATCAAGTCTATAAGTCACAAGCCCAACAATAAAG CAGCGGCGAAATATGAAGTTCAAGCAGATGTGGACAGTGACCATGATTATGAGCAAGTGGACGACAACTTGAGAAGAGCACaggacaattttttattttactga
- the LOC112223101 gene encoding protein THEMIS2 isoform X2, with protein sequence MAGTETVMSLQELIASLDKTCLPRILQVCSGVYFQGSVYELSGSEVCLSTGDLVKVIDIELLSVSCEDTSNNDKFELPINHADLFKLVPEKMPYSTVEEMVSLRPVGLDTCFPFTFTSRCELTLQNFTLGTGMAVTMLHIEQQDGDEESCVRCQLRGQQGASADVLIPFSCRGEFYECESDQTYTLQEIMSSPHLCSRHFCFSKKTKHGASLVFSPIYQVQAIMHLRKNIVKFPSSLEVDVVDVTMESQDLTFVTPLTLLEVFAQPDEAFPTMAEILEHHEGQPLFRCTWLAELHKGHPLVLHKRGSSAMVLASGLKGRKARQYFLMSQSYGGRLRRRPREFESVYELYAASTQAPFLTVRVTRHSEEMEEEGLLALSVGEQLEVLRCEKVKLPGGGTSQEENNNQTVEVLVCRRLQEVDDDEEEDEEEKEESEVVHLPLYMQSHFVEKLTDNKKYSLKDLCKAFALPLDVKVVSGDAELEKDPLVGFSSLRLQEATIQPMVQASLPGKPERCFEIPTDWLNMSLSFTNDPLPLTQEYHLETVTEVTDSFYYEFRKLTASDEPPPPRPPKPKPSSRSNPPSGSKPLSGSKPLSGSKPLSGSKSSKATPSPSHPDAPCLPPKSGTLTLLSDLSLDSKKIQRPPAPLPPDFKDDAPPLNPRKPMADVKSGKARPNTYIKSISHKPNNKAAKYEVQADVDSDHDYEQVDDNLRRAQDNFLFY encoded by the exons GCTCTGTTTATGAGCTGTCGGGAAGCGAGGTGTGCCTGTCCACGGGGGACCTGGTGAAGGTCATCGACATCGAGCTCCTGTCTGTCAGCTGTGAGGACACCAGCAACAATGATAAGTTTGAGCTGCCCATCAACCATGCAG ATCTGTTCAAGCTGGTTCCAGAGAAGATGCCATACAGCACAGTGGAGGAGATGGTGAGTCTGAGGCCTGTAGGCCTGGACACCTGCTTTCCCTTCACCTTCACCAGCCGATGTGAGCTGACCTTACAGAATTTCACCCTCGGCACTGGGATGGCCGTGACCATGCTACACATCGAGCAGCAGGACGGGGATGAGGAGAGCTGCGTCCGCTGTCAACTCAGAGGCCAGCAGGGGGCTTCGGCTGACGTGCTAATCCCCTTCTCCTGCCGTGGGGAGTTCTATGAGTGTGAGAGTGACCAGACCTACACCCTCCAGGAGATCATGTCCTCGCCCCACCTCTGCAGCCGGCACTTTTGCTTCAGCAAGAAGACCAAGCACGGGGCATCGCTAGTCTTCAGCCCCATATACCAGGTCCAGGCCATCATGCACT TGAGGAAGAACATAGTCAAGTTCCCCTCCAGCCTGGAGGTGGATGTGGTCGACGTGACGATGGAATCCCAAGACTTGACATTTGTGACCCCGCTCACTCTGCTCGAGGTCTTTGCACAGCCAGATGAGGCCTTCCCCACAATGGCTGAAATACTGGAGCACCATGAGGGCCAGCCACTGTTCCGTTGTACCTGGCTGGCTGAGCTACACAAGGGCCATCCTCTAGTCCTTCACAAGCGTGGTTCCTCAGCCATGGTTCTGGCTTCGGGTCTCAAGGGGCGCAAGGCCCGCCAGTACTTCCTAATGTCGCAGAGCTACGGGGGACGGCTGCGACGGAGGCCGCGGGAGTTCGAGTCGGTGTACGAGCTGTACGCCGCCTCGACCCAAGCGCCGTTTCTCACAGTCAGGGTGACGCGGCACagtgaggagatggaggaggaggggcttcTGGCACTCAGTGTGGGCGAGCAGCTGGAGGTGCTGCGCTGCGAGAAGGTGAAGCTGCCCGGAGGAGGAACCAGCCAGGAGGAGAATAATAACCAGACCGTGGAGGTCCTTGTATGTAGACGTCTCCAAGAAGTGGACGAtgacgaggaggaggatgaagaggagaaggaggagagtgaGGTGGTCCATTTGCCCCTGTACATGCAGAGCCACTTTGTGGAGAAGCTCACAGACAATAAGAAGTACAGCCTGAAGGACTTGTGCAAGGCCTTTGCTCTGCCACTGGACGTTAAGGTGGTGAGCGGTGACGCAGAGCTGGAGAAAGATCCTCTGGTGGGGTTCTCATCCCTGAGGCTGCAGGAGGCTACTATACAGCCCATGGTCCAGGCCAGCCTTCCAGGAAAGCCAGAGAGGTGCTTTGAGATACCCACAGACTGGCTTAACATGTCTTTGTCTTTTACTAATGACCCCTTGCCTTTGACCCAAGAATATCACCTGGAGACAGTTACAGAGGTGACAGACTCATTCTATTACGAATTTCGAAAGCTCACCGCATCAGATGAGCCCCCACCACCACGTCCACCAAAGCCGAAGCCATCATCAAGATCAAATCCACCGTCAGGCTCAAAACCATTGTCAGGCTCAAAGCCATTGTCAGGCTCAAAGCCATTGTCAGGCTCAAAGTCTTCCAAGGCAACCCCTTCACCCTCACACCCAGATGCCCCCTGTCTTCCACCCAAAAGCGGCACCCTTACCCTGTTGAGTGATCTAAGTCTTGATAGCAAAAAGATTCAAAGGCCCCCTGCTCCTCTGCCTCCG GATTTCAAGGATGATGCCCCTCCGCTGAATCCAAGAAAACCTATGGCCGATGTCAAGTCAGGCAAGGCTCGGCCAAACACTTACATCAAGTCTATAAGTCACAAGCCCAACAATAAAG CGGCGAAATATGAAGTTCAAGCAGATGTGGACAGTGACCATGATTATGAGCAAGTGGACGACAACTTGAGAAGAGCACaggacaattttttattttactga
- the LOC112223102 gene encoding replication protein A 32 kDa subunit: MWNQGGSYGESNMGGGYTQSPGGFASPAASQGGEKKGRQRAQHIVPCTVSQLMSAAQAEDVFRVGEVEVAQVTIVGIIRTTDKSMTNIQYKVDDMTGAPMDVKQWVDTEDPSVDSTVIPPGTYVKVSGNLRSFQNHRSIVAFSVRPLDDMNEITSHMLEVVQAHMLLSKPQTIMMGGGGGMNTSMVPLSQPGMGGNMGGGYSGANDMSANGLSPSQNQVLSLIRSCPDAQGISTQDLKQRLSGMSLAVIKHAVEFLSNEGHIFSTIDEDHFKSTDNDD, from the exons ATGTGGAACCAAG GTGGATCATACGGTGAATCAAACATGGGTGGTGGATACACTCAGTCCCCGGGAGGATTCGCATCACCTGCTGCCTcccagggaggagagaagaaaggg AGACAACGTGCCCAACATATTGTCCCCTGCACAGTGTCCCAGCTCATGTCTGCTGCCCAAGCAGAGGATGTCTTcagagtgggagaggtagaggttGCCCAG GTTACCATTGTGGGCATCATCAGAACAACTGACAAATCCATGACCAACATCCAGTACAAAGTTGATGACATGACAGGGGCCCCTATGGACGTGAAGCAGTGGGTAGATACGGAG GATCCCAGTGTGGACAGCACTGTCATCCCCCCAGGCACTTACGTCAAGGTCTCTGGCAATTTGCGCTCCTTCCAG AACCACAGGTCCATCGTAGCATTCAGCGTCCGGCCCCTTGACGACATGAACGAGATCACCTCTCACATGCTGGAGGTGGTGCAGGCACACATGCTGCTCAGCAAACCACAGACGATTATG ATGGGCGGAGGAGGGGGAATGAACACTAGCATGGTGCCCTTGTCGCAGCCGGGAATGGGTGGCAACATGGGAGGTGGATACTCGGGTGCCAACGACATGTCTGCTAACGGCCTGAGCCCAAGCCAGAACCAG GTGCTGAGCTTGATAAGGAGCTGTCCAGACGCGCAGGGTATCAGCACACAGGACTTGAAGCAGAGACTCAGCGGCATGAGCTTGGCTGTCATCAA GCATGCAGTGGAGTTCCTCAGCAACGAAGGACACATCTTCTCCACCATCGACGAGGATCACTTCAAGTCTACAGACAATGACGACTAA